A region of Numenius arquata chromosome 25, bNumArq3.hap1.1, whole genome shotgun sequence DNA encodes the following proteins:
- the MRPL54 gene encoding large ribosomal subunit protein mL54, which yields MAARVLLRAARVALPGSARGYAKKPAMKSKGKNVPKEGLQGPEVCTDPVMLTTYAMGVNYFKDGPEVALKPDSEYPDWLFKIHLGPPKKLEELDPDSMEYWRRLRKYNTWQRNRLKKGKKL from the exons ATGGCGGCCCGGGTGCTGCTGCGGGCGGCGCGGGTGGCGCTGCCGGGCTCGGCCCGTGGATACGCCAAGAAGCCCG CTATGAAGTCCAAGGGCAAGAACGTGCCgaaggaggggctgcagggcccgGAGGTCTGCACGGACCCCGTCATGCTCACCACCTATGCCATGGGGGTCAATTACTTCAAGGACGGCCCGGAGGTGGCCCTGAAGCCCGACTCCGAGTACCCCGACTG GCTCTTCAAGATCCACCTCGGGCCCCCCAagaagctggaggagctggaccCTGACTCGATGGAGTATTGGAGGCGCCTGCGGAAGTACAACACGTGGCAGCGCAACAGGCTGAAGAAGGGCAAGAAGCTGTAG